In a genomic window of Nesterenkonia halotolerans:
- the paaB gene encoding 1,2-phenylacetyl-CoA epoxidase subunit PaaB, which yields MSSSADSSSWPLWEVFIRGSRGLSHVHAGSLHAPDATMAIRNARDLYTRRNEGTSVWVVPAEAIMASDPDSKGGYFESAQGKSYRHATYYTQSEGVKHL from the coding sequence ATGTCCTCCAGCGCAGATTCGAGCTCCTGGCCCCTGTGGGAGGTCTTCATCCGAGGCTCGCGTGGGCTCTCCCATGTGCACGCGGGTTCCCTGCATGCCCCGGATGCCACCATGGCGATCCGCAACGCCCGGGATCTCTACACCCGGCGCAACGAGGGCACCTCGGTGTGGGTCGTCCCCGCCGAGGCGATCATGGCCTCGGATCCGGACTCCAAGGGCGGCTACTTCGAATCGGCCCAGGGCAAGAGCTACCGCCACGCCACCTATTACACCCAGTCAGAAGGGGTGAAGCACCTGTGA
- the paaC gene encoding 1,2-phenylacetyl-CoA epoxidase subunit PaaC, whose translation MSFASHDSATRQSQGEAITAEEIAASGATADEATARYALILGDDALMLSQRLGAWVSRAPELEEDVALANIALDLLGHARFLLTYAGTAWGKSEDDLAYFREEEEFRSCRLVEQENGDFGKTIARQLIFSFYQHELYSRLVDSTDATLAAIAAKALKEVDYHQDHAAQWVLRLGLGTEESSRRMQSGLDSVWSYVEELFTDVEPIAELGDVAVLPSALRESTLNRLHQVIEDAGLGVPDMSGAHGADRSGRHSEQRGFILAEMQVLARRHPGATW comes from the coding sequence GTGAGCTTCGCATCGCATGACTCCGCCACCCGGCAGTCGCAGGGCGAGGCGATCACCGCCGAGGAGATCGCAGCCTCAGGCGCCACGGCCGATGAGGCCACCGCCCGCTATGCACTGATCCTGGGCGACGACGCGCTGATGCTCTCCCAGCGACTCGGCGCCTGGGTCTCTCGGGCACCGGAGCTGGAAGAGGACGTGGCCCTCGCGAACATCGCGCTGGACCTGCTCGGCCACGCCAGGTTCCTGCTCACCTATGCCGGCACCGCCTGGGGCAAGTCGGAGGATGACCTCGCCTACTTCCGTGAGGAGGAGGAGTTCCGCTCCTGCCGCCTGGTGGAGCAGGAGAACGGTGACTTCGGCAAGACCATCGCCCGGCAGCTGATCTTCAGCTTCTACCAGCACGAGCTCTACAGCCGTCTGGTGGACTCCACCGACGCCACTCTCGCGGCGATCGCGGCGAAGGCGCTCAAGGAGGTGGACTACCACCAGGACCACGCCGCCCAGTGGGTGCTGCGTCTGGGACTGGGCACCGAGGAGTCCTCCCGGCGCATGCAGTCGGGCTTGGACTCGGTGTGGTCCTATGTGGAGGAGCTCTTCACCGATGTGGAGCCCATCGCCGAGCTCGGTGACGTCGCGGTGCTGCCCTCGGCGCTGCGCGAGTCCACGTTGAACCGACTGCACCAGGTCATCGAGGACGCGGGGCTGGGCGTGCCCGACATGTCCGGCGCCCACGGAGCCGATCGCTCCGGCCGCCACTCCGAGCAGCGCGGCTTCATCCTGGCCGAGATGCAGGTCCTGGCCCGCCGCCACCCCGGAGCCACCTGGTGA
- the paaA gene encoding 1,2-phenylacetyl-CoA epoxidase subunit PaaA, protein MSPQNHQHAPLRLADEADAAAARDEAESGEQRFDEIIADDSRIEPRDWMPESYRKSLVRQVSQHAHSEIIGMQPEGNWISRAPSLKRKAILMAKVQDEAGHGLYLYSAAETLGTPREDMYDQLYSGKAKYSSIFNYPARTWADVGAIGWLVDGAAIVNQVPLCRASYGPYGRAMVRICKEESFHQRQGWEILYSLSHGTQEQREMAQAAVDRFYGPALQMFGPPDGDSPNSQQSMAWNIKRFTNDELRQRFVDMIVPQVEALGLTLPDPELKWNEERGHYDFAELDWDEFFAVIKGNGPLSRQRLEHYRSARDEGAWVREAAVAYANRVSQEQDRDQAALIGA, encoded by the coding sequence ATGTCACCCCAGAACCACCAGCACGCGCCCCTTCGACTCGCCGATGAGGCTGATGCCGCTGCGGCTCGGGACGAGGCAGAGTCCGGAGAGCAGCGCTTCGACGAGATCATTGCCGATGACTCTCGCATCGAGCCACGGGACTGGATGCCGGAGTCCTACCGGAAGTCTCTGGTGCGACAGGTCTCCCAGCACGCCCACTCCGAGATCATCGGCATGCAGCCCGAGGGCAACTGGATCTCCCGCGCGCCGAGCCTCAAGCGCAAGGCGATTCTGATGGCCAAGGTCCAGGACGAGGCTGGCCATGGGCTGTACCTCTACTCCGCCGCAGAGACCCTGGGCACCCCCCGCGAAGACATGTACGACCAGCTCTACAGCGGCAAGGCCAAGTACTCCTCGATCTTCAACTACCCGGCACGCACCTGGGCCGACGTCGGCGCCATCGGCTGGCTCGTCGACGGCGCTGCGATCGTCAACCAGGTGCCGCTCTGCCGCGCCTCCTACGGACCCTATGGCCGCGCCATGGTCCGCATCTGCAAAGAGGAGTCCTTCCACCAGCGCCAGGGCTGGGAGATCCTCTACTCGCTGTCCCACGGCACGCAGGAGCAGCGCGAGATGGCCCAGGCCGCCGTGGACCGCTTCTATGGACCGGCGCTGCAGATGTTCGGCCCGCCGGACGGGGATTCTCCGAACTCGCAGCAGTCCATGGCGTGGAACATCAAGCGCTTCACCAATGATGAGCTGCGCCAGCGCTTCGTGGACATGATCGTCCCGCAGGTCGAGGCCCTGGGCCTCACACTCCCCGATCCGGAGCTGAAGTGGAACGAGGAGCGCGGTCACTACGACTTCGCCGAGCTGGACTGGGACGAATTCTTCGCCGTGATCAAGGGCAACGGCCCCTTGAGCCGCCAGCGACTGGAACACTACCGGAGCGCGCGCGACGAGGGAGCCTGGGTTCGCGAGGCCGCCGTGGCCTACGCAAACCGAGTGTCCCAGGAGCAGGACCGCGACCAGGCAGCCCTCATCGGCGCCTGA
- a CDS encoding helix-turn-helix domain-containing protein has protein sequence MLSSEIADLAGVTVRTLRHYHHIGVLPEPSRSSAGYRRYDISHLIQLLRIRRLTALGVPLSELSRVLEAPFAAEDLLEELDLQAAAEVDRPNARRARIAELRRSGAPADLAPELAAWRSAPEALLSAEMSRVEHEQLVLLGHLLGDGGHETFSAGFAALNTQLIAPLTARFAALDGDTPAAEIEGLIHELISVLRPVDMKFADLPPLDDQVIALMDELTEQRLHPVQKQVLRQIQREMEELEDG, from the coding sequence GTGCTCAGCAGTGAGATCGCCGATCTCGCGGGGGTCACGGTGCGCACGCTGCGCCACTACCATCACATCGGGGTTCTTCCCGAGCCCTCTCGCAGCTCCGCAGGTTACCGCCGCTACGACATCAGCCATCTGATCCAGCTCCTGCGCATCAGGAGGCTGACCGCGCTCGGCGTCCCGCTGTCAGAGCTCTCAAGGGTCCTCGAGGCTCCCTTTGCTGCGGAGGACCTGCTCGAGGAGCTTGATCTACAGGCCGCCGCCGAGGTCGACCGTCCTAACGCGCGGCGTGCGCGCATCGCCGAGCTGCGCCGCAGCGGAGCCCCGGCTGACCTCGCGCCGGAGCTGGCGGCGTGGCGCTCGGCCCCTGAGGCGCTTCTCTCCGCAGAGATGTCGCGAGTCGAACACGAACAGTTGGTGCTGCTCGGCCACCTTCTGGGGGACGGCGGGCACGAGACCTTCTCCGCCGGGTTCGCAGCGCTGAACACCCAGTTGATCGCCCCACTCACGGCGCGCTTCGCCGCCCTCGACGGCGATACACCCGCGGCTGAGATCGAGGGTCTGATCCACGAGCTGATCTCGGTCCTGCGCCCTGTGGACATGAAGTTCGCAGATCTCCCGCCATTGGATGACCAGGTCATTGCGCTGATGGACGAGTTGACGGAGCAGAGGCTGCACCCTGTCCAGAAACAGGTTCTGCGCCAGATCCAGCGGGAGATGGAAGAGCTCGAAGACGGCTGA
- the paaD gene encoding 1,2-phenylacetyl-CoA epoxidase subunit PaaD has translation MGTLRPEAVTLPADATVWEVAATVNDPEIPVLSIADLGILREARLDEDGTAVVVITPTYSGCPAMDTIHADVTAALRHAGHEEVRVDTVLQPAWTTDWMTDEGKAKLREYGIAPPTGKAALGPVRVGLSVKCPRCDSPNTREMTRFGSTACKALYQCRDCLEPFDHFKVH, from the coding sequence ATGGGGACGTTGAGACCAGAAGCTGTGACCCTTCCCGCCGACGCCACCGTCTGGGAGGTCGCCGCCACCGTGAACGATCCGGAGATCCCAGTGCTCAGCATCGCCGATCTCGGGATCCTGCGCGAGGCGCGGCTGGACGAGGATGGCACCGCCGTCGTCGTCATCACGCCCACCTATTCGGGCTGCCCCGCCATGGACACGATCCACGCCGATGTCACGGCCGCACTGCGCCACGCCGGGCACGAAGAGGTCCGCGTGGACACCGTGCTGCAGCCCGCGTGGACCACCGACTGGATGACCGATGAGGGCAAGGCGAAGCTGCGTGAGTACGGCATTGCTCCGCCCACCGGCAAAGCGGCCCTGGGGCCGGTCCGGGTGGGACTGAGCGTGAAATGCCCCCGCTGCGACTCCCCCAACACTCGTGAGATGACCCGCTTCGGCTCCACAGCATGCAAGGCGCTCTACCAGTGCCGCGACTGCCTGGAGCCCTTTGACCACTTCAAGGTGCACTGA
- a CDS encoding enoyl-CoA hydratase/isomerase family protein: protein MINLTLADGVAEITLDAPKKLNSLDEQAIDDLDAAYQEAERAGVRALLLRGEGKGFCAGRDISEVVPATDDALGFLQGKVTPLMRRMAAFPAPTFAAVQGACLGVGLGLTIATDVVYVAENAKIGSPFAALGATLDSGGHALFVERLGAHRTLDLIYTGDLMSGAEAVTAGLFSRAVDPEELLDFTREKAAVAAQGATLAFRESKALVAAVRDQRIGLWESLKDENHAQGRLCDSTDYSEGFAAFQTKRKPVFNGR, encoded by the coding sequence ATGATCAACCTCACCCTTGCCGACGGCGTCGCCGAGATCACCCTCGACGCCCCCAAGAAGCTGAACTCCCTGGACGAGCAGGCGATCGATGACCTCGATGCGGCCTACCAGGAGGCGGAACGGGCCGGAGTGCGAGCCCTGCTGCTGCGCGGCGAGGGCAAAGGCTTCTGCGCCGGGCGGGACATCTCCGAGGTCGTGCCGGCCACCGACGACGCGCTGGGCTTCCTGCAGGGGAAGGTCACCCCGCTGATGCGCCGAATGGCCGCGTTCCCCGCGCCGACCTTCGCCGCAGTCCAGGGCGCCTGCCTCGGCGTGGGGCTGGGGCTGACCATCGCCACGGACGTGGTCTATGTCGCCGAGAACGCCAAGATCGGCTCGCCCTTCGCCGCACTGGGAGCCACGTTGGATTCCGGGGGCCATGCCCTCTTCGTGGAGCGCCTCGGGGCTCACCGCACGCTGGATCTGATCTACACCGGAGACCTGATGTCGGGGGCCGAGGCCGTCACCGCAGGTCTGTTCTCCCGGGCCGTGGACCCGGAGGAGCTCCTCGATTTCACCCGCGAGAAGGCCGCCGTCGCCGCCCAGGGTGCCACGCTGGCCTTCCGCGAGTCGAAGGCACTCGTGGCGGCGGTCCGCGACCAGCGCATCGGGCTGTGGGAGTCGCTGAAGGATGAGAACCATGCCCAGGGTCGGCTGTGCGACTCGACGGATTATTCGGAGGGTTTCGCCGCCTTCCAGACCAAGCGAAAGCCGGTGTTCAACGGTCGCTGA
- a CDS encoding SPFH domain-containing protein, translating into MDILTTGGTLALVITLIVAAVILGAVGLVIVRAWTKVARADEALVVTGKASRSDTPGSHPKQVIVNGRAIVNPIRQRHEIISLRSRQVLMTVTAQSLDNVTINAEAVALVKIGSTEEDVKAASERFASQDNAVVEYTQDQLEGALRGLMAQQTVIQLMRDRQKFSDEISKSISPELQTQGLLLDSFQIREITDDSGYISSLGAPEIEAKRQAAEIAATNAERAIAKERISNQEQNLIEETEYDSNQAASTSRVGQARAQAEQAEALAGEKARQEVLGQRAENRQAELDAEVKRVADADLYKQQKRADAEAYERTKAAEAEALVAESEARARLQRSEAEATAIREEGEAKASAIRAEAEALRENQEAVLAREALAILPQLMESFAAGYANVGSMTLIGGSGESGASKHFDGESSVALAGVFKRVEAATGIDLGSILQSKAQGTAIGEALAESSSDSNPSAHPAANSSSSSSTGSGSRPSSDSRGSDSIQNE; encoded by the coding sequence ATGGACATCCTGACTACCGGCGGCACGCTCGCCCTCGTCATCACACTGATCGTGGCAGCAGTCATCCTCGGCGCGGTGGGACTCGTGATTGTGCGGGCCTGGACCAAGGTCGCCCGGGCCGATGAGGCCCTCGTGGTCACCGGCAAAGCGTCCCGGTCTGATACCCCTGGATCGCACCCGAAGCAGGTCATCGTCAACGGCCGGGCGATCGTCAATCCGATCCGACAGCGCCACGAGATCATCTCGCTGCGCTCCCGCCAGGTGCTGATGACGGTGACGGCGCAGAGCCTGGACAACGTGACCATCAACGCCGAGGCCGTCGCGCTGGTGAAGATCGGAAGCACCGAAGAAGACGTCAAAGCGGCCTCGGAGCGTTTCGCCTCTCAGGACAATGCTGTGGTCGAGTACACCCAGGACCAGCTTGAAGGCGCGCTGCGCGGGCTCATGGCTCAGCAGACCGTGATCCAGCTGATGCGGGACCGGCAGAAGTTCTCCGACGAGATCTCCAAGTCGATCTCTCCCGAACTTCAGACTCAGGGTCTTCTGCTGGACTCCTTCCAGATCCGCGAGATCACCGACGACTCGGGCTACATCTCCTCTCTGGGCGCCCCGGAGATCGAGGCCAAGCGGCAGGCGGCCGAGATCGCCGCCACCAATGCCGAGCGGGCGATCGCCAAGGAGCGGATCTCCAATCAGGAGCAGAACCTGATCGAGGAGACTGAGTACGATTCGAACCAGGCAGCGTCGACCTCGCGAGTCGGGCAGGCGCGTGCCCAGGCCGAGCAGGCTGAAGCTCTGGCCGGGGAGAAGGCTCGGCAGGAGGTCCTGGGGCAGCGCGCGGAGAACCGTCAGGCCGAGCTCGACGCCGAGGTGAAGCGCGTCGCCGATGCCGATCTCTATAAGCAGCAGAAGCGCGCCGACGCCGAAGCCTACGAGCGCACCAAGGCCGCCGAGGCAGAGGCGCTGGTCGCCGAATCTGAGGCACGCGCCCGGCTGCAGCGCTCCGAGGCGGAGGCCACCGCGATCCGCGAAGAGGGCGAGGCGAAGGCTTCCGCCATCCGCGCCGAGGCCGAGGCGCTGCGCGAGAACCAGGAAGCAGTCCTCGCCCGAGAGGCCCTTGCGATCCTGCCCCAGCTCATGGAGTCCTTCGCCGCTGGCTACGCGAATGTCGGGTCCATGACGCTGATCGGCGGCAGCGGGGAATCGGGAGCCTCGAAGCACTTCGACGGGGAGTCCTCCGTGGCCCTGGCCGGCGTGTTCAAGCGCGTGGAAGCCGCCACCGGTATCGACCTCGGGTCGATACTGCAGTCGAAGGCTCAGGGGACGGCGATCGGTGAAGCACTCGCCGAGTCCAGCTCCGACTCCAACCCCAGCGCCCACCCCGCCGCCAACTCGAGCTCGAGCTCCAGTACAGGGTCCGGCTCCCGACCCAGCTCTGACTCCAGGGGATCGGACAGCATCCAGAACGAGTAG
- the paaE gene encoding 1,2-phenylacetyl-CoA epoxidase subunit PaaE → MSTTTRRRASFSTLTVSEVRPLTSDSVEVTFAVPEELQEDFDYAPGQYVALRTELDGQEVRRSYSICTEPTPGEIRVAIKRDIGGVFSNWANESLKPGDQMEVMNPSGAFVSKTAITSMNNPAKLAEEAVALRSDVHLVAFAAGSGITPIMAIARSVLAASKDSTFDLVYANRSAGDVMFAEELGDLKDRYPSRLAVHHVLSREQRINPLLTGRIDEEKLSDLLDKVLRVQDTDEWFLCGPFELVQMARDSLAARGVDENDVRFELFTTGRPDRPEGQQGRKVEADPEGENVQIEFTLDGLTGQVASPTGSGETVLNAALRARSDVPFACAGGVCGTCRAKVVSGDFEMEENFALESDEVTAGYILTCQTRPTSEKLVVDYDA, encoded by the coding sequence ATGTCGACGACCACCCGCCGCCGCGCGAGCTTCTCCACGCTGACCGTCTCCGAGGTGCGCCCGCTGACCTCGGACTCGGTGGAGGTCACCTTCGCCGTTCCCGAGGAGCTGCAGGAGGACTTCGACTACGCGCCCGGGCAGTATGTGGCGCTGCGCACCGAGCTGGACGGCCAGGAGGTCCGCCGCTCCTACTCCATCTGCACCGAGCCCACCCCCGGGGAGATCCGCGTCGCGATCAAGCGCGATATCGGCGGAGTGTTCTCCAACTGGGCCAACGAGTCGCTGAAGCCCGGAGATCAGATGGAGGTGATGAACCCCTCGGGGGCCTTCGTCTCCAAGACCGCGATCACCTCGATGAACAATCCCGCGAAGCTCGCGGAGGAGGCGGTGGCGCTGCGCTCGGACGTGCACCTGGTCGCCTTCGCCGCCGGTTCCGGGATCACCCCGATCATGGCCATCGCGCGCTCCGTGCTGGCCGCCTCGAAGGACTCCACCTTCGATCTGGTCTACGCCAACCGCTCCGCGGGCGACGTGATGTTCGCCGAAGAGCTCGGCGACCTCAAGGACCGCTACCCCTCCCGACTCGCGGTGCACCACGTGCTCAGCCGTGAGCAGCGCATCAACCCGCTGCTCACCGGGCGGATCGATGAGGAGAAGCTCAGCGACCTGCTGGACAAGGTGCTGCGCGTCCAGGACACCGATGAGTGGTTCCTCTGCGGGCCCTTCGAGCTGGTGCAGATGGCCCGGGACTCCCTCGCCGCCCGTGGGGTCGATGAGAACGACGTGCGCTTCGAGCTGTTCACCACCGGGCGCCCGGACCGTCCCGAAGGCCAGCAGGGCCGAAAGGTGGAGGCTGATCCGGAGGGAGAGAACGTCCAGATCGAGTTCACCCTCGACGGCCTCACCGGCCAGGTGGCCTCCCCGACGGGTTCGGGAGAGACGGTGCTCAACGCCGCGCTGCGCGCCCGCTCGGACGTGCCCTTCGCCTGCGCAGGCGGAGTCTGCGGCACCTGCCGCGCGAAGGTGGTCTCGGGGGACTTCGAGATGGAGGAGAACTTCGCTCTGGAGTCCGACGAGGTCACGGCGGGCTACATCCTGACCTGTCAGACCCGTCCCACCTCCGAGAAGCTCGTGGTCGACTACGACGCCTGA
- a CDS encoding MFS transporter, with the protein MKRTAPFYFASFVVSLLGNSVTTIALPLVVLFTTGNPLDAGIVAVAASVPAAIAGLLMGSLIDRFNRRTASIIADVLSALALLILPLVDLTVGLNLSWFIAAAVLSSFGDVPGMTAREAMLPSIAKATGAEPSRLIGLREALTGMTMLIGPAVAGVLVAALEPVTVLWITSGIAGLAALLTLGIPSSATAHQRDRDADTTQGMSSVFNGLKILLRSPLLRGMLLLAITLGVVLAAIQGMVIPVHFAFQNEPQFVGFVLSSLAAGLLLGGGLFAALANRIPRRVWFTSGIILLAVGLGGVAVLGPVWTIFASAAVAGLGGGTMNAVVGLTFVENVDESQRGRVLGAQNALLTLAPAVGIGGGAVLIDTASLHFATGVFVAVWVIVSLGSLFNPQIRRLGEPSA; encoded by the coding sequence ATGAAAAGAACCGCGCCCTTCTACTTCGCCTCGTTCGTCGTCTCCCTGTTGGGCAATTCGGTCACCACCATCGCCCTGCCGCTGGTCGTGCTCTTCACGACGGGCAACCCGCTCGACGCCGGAATCGTGGCTGTCGCAGCCTCGGTGCCGGCTGCGATCGCCGGGCTATTGATGGGTTCGCTCATCGACCGGTTCAATCGACGCACCGCATCGATCATCGCGGACGTCCTCTCCGCCCTCGCGCTGCTCATCCTGCCCCTCGTCGACCTGACGGTGGGGCTGAACCTGAGCTGGTTCATCGCCGCCGCGGTGTTGAGCTCGTTCGGAGACGTCCCCGGGATGACCGCCCGGGAAGCGATGCTTCCCTCCATCGCGAAGGCCACGGGAGCGGAGCCGTCGCGGCTCATCGGCCTGCGCGAAGCCCTCACCGGGATGACGATGCTCATCGGTCCAGCCGTGGCCGGCGTGCTGGTGGCAGCGCTGGAGCCGGTGACGGTCCTGTGGATCACTTCTGGCATCGCGGGTCTGGCTGCGCTGCTCACCCTCGGAATTCCTTCCAGTGCGACGGCGCATCAGCGTGACCGCGACGCGGACACGACGCAGGGCATGAGCTCGGTCTTCAACGGCCTCAAGATTCTGCTCCGCTCCCCGCTGCTTCGCGGAATGCTGCTGCTGGCCATCACGCTCGGGGTAGTGCTCGCAGCCATCCAGGGCATGGTGATACCGGTCCACTTCGCCTTCCAGAATGAACCTCAGTTCGTCGGATTCGTACTCAGCTCCCTCGCTGCAGGTCTGCTCCTCGGAGGCGGCCTCTTCGCGGCCCTCGCCAACAGGATCCCGCGCAGGGTCTGGTTCACCTCCGGCATCATCCTTCTGGCGGTGGGGCTGGGCGGCGTAGCAGTCCTCGGCCCGGTCTGGACGATCTTCGCGTCGGCCGCAGTGGCGGGTCTAGGCGGCGGCACCATGAACGCCGTCGTCGGACTGACCTTCGTGGAGAACGTCGACGAGTCCCAGCGTGGCCGTGTCCTGGGTGCGCAGAACGCCCTCTTGACCCTCGCGCCGGCGGTGGGCATCGGGGGTGGGGCGGTCCTGATCGATACCGCCAGCCTGCACTTCGCCACCGGCGTCTTCGTTGCAGTCTGGGTGATCGTCTCCCTCGGGTCACTGTTCAACCCCCAGATCCGCAGACTCGGCGAACCCAGCGCGTGA
- a CDS encoding GMC family oxidoreductase: MDAPRTSDYIVIGAGSAGSVITRRLLDAGHSVHVIEAGGQDEDPNIHSPQGWPMLMQGPSDWALSTVPQVHADNRSIAWPRGKVLGGSGSLNGMIYIRGHRSDYDKWAEAGCEGWAWEDVLPLFKRSEDHEDGASEFHGADGPLHVEKIVHRHASSEAFVQAAGSLGISETQDFNGEQMAGAGFNHTTTKDGKRHSPWRAFIQPILGHERLTVTTDALVHRILLESGRATGVEYSTESGTHIAGAEAEIVLCGGAIGSPAILQHSGIGDPADLAAAGIGAELELPGVGKNLQDHVLASVIYEAPEPLAEGRHNLLEAQLFAHSRQTDEEAPDIQPLFMHFPYPTDGGEVPAAGFTINAGIVRPRSRGTLRVTSSDPRVAPLLDPNLLADEYDLEALCDAIELCRDIGKQDALTPYRKADFNPAGPLRTRDQVRAHARAMAGTYHHQAGTCRMGVDDLSVVDPQLRVRGVTGLRVADASIMPALPSGNTNAPSIMIGEKAADLLLQSR; encoded by the coding sequence ATGGATGCACCCCGGACAAGCGACTACATCGTGATCGGCGCCGGATCGGCCGGCTCTGTGATCACTCGGCGCCTGCTCGACGCCGGTCACAGCGTGCACGTGATCGAGGCCGGCGGTCAGGATGAGGACCCGAACATCCACAGCCCGCAGGGGTGGCCCATGCTCATGCAGGGGCCTTCCGACTGGGCGCTGAGCACCGTGCCGCAGGTTCATGCCGACAACCGCAGCATTGCTTGGCCGCGCGGGAAGGTGCTGGGCGGATCGGGGTCGCTGAACGGCATGATCTACATCCGCGGGCACCGTTCGGACTATGACAAGTGGGCCGAGGCGGGGTGTGAGGGCTGGGCGTGGGAGGACGTGCTTCCACTCTTCAAGCGCTCCGAGGATCACGAGGACGGGGCCTCCGAGTTCCACGGCGCCGACGGGCCGCTGCACGTGGAGAAGATCGTGCATCGACATGCCAGCTCCGAAGCCTTCGTGCAGGCCGCCGGAAGCCTCGGGATCTCCGAGACGCAGGACTTCAACGGCGAGCAGATGGCAGGGGCCGGGTTCAACCACACGACCACGAAGGACGGGAAGAGACACAGTCCCTGGCGCGCCTTCATCCAGCCGATCCTGGGACACGAACGGCTCACCGTCACCACGGATGCCTTGGTGCACCGGATCCTCCTGGAGTCCGGACGCGCGACCGGGGTGGAGTACAGCACCGAGTCCGGGACCCACATCGCTGGCGCTGAGGCGGAGATCGTCCTCTGCGGCGGCGCCATCGGCTCTCCTGCGATCCTGCAGCACTCGGGCATAGGCGATCCCGCCGATCTCGCGGCGGCAGGCATCGGTGCTGAGCTCGAGCTGCCCGGCGTCGGCAAGAACCTGCAGGATCACGTGCTCGCGAGCGTCATCTACGAGGCTCCCGAGCCGCTGGCCGAGGGACGGCACAACCTGCTGGAGGCACAGCTCTTCGCGCACAGTCGGCAGACCGACGAGGAGGCCCCCGACATCCAGCCGCTCTTCATGCATTTCCCCTACCCCACCGACGGCGGGGAGGTTCCGGCGGCCGGTTTCACCATCAACGCCGGGATCGTCCGTCCTCGCTCCCGCGGAACATTGCGCGTGACCAGCAGCGATCCACGGGTCGCGCCGCTGCTGGACCCGAATCTGCTGGCCGATGAATACGACCTCGAGGCTCTCTGTGACGCCATCGAGCTCTGCCGCGACATCGGCAAGCAGGATGCCCTGACCCCCTATCGCAAGGCCGACTTCAACCCCGCCGGACCGCTGAGAACCCGCGACCAGGTCCGCGCCCACGCCCGAGCCATGGCAGGGACCTACCACCACCAGGCGGGCACCTGCCGGATGGGGGTCGATGACCTCTCGGTGGTCGACCCGCAGCTGCGCGTGCGCGGGGTGACCGGGCTGCGGGTGGCCGACGCCTCGATCATGCCCGCGCTGCCCAGCGGAAACACCAACGCCCCGTCGATCATGATCGGCGAAAAGGCTGCCGACCTGCTGCTGCAGAGCCGTTGA
- a CDS encoding AraC-like ligand-binding domain-containing protein: MTTTTGQVSFDPDPLAPGERFEAWHHAVSTAFVPLDASTEQPSQFHGSLTGLALGSLSVAGVGGDAVTVRRSRQAIAAGDPGVFKFALQVQGSSLTRQDGREAILSPGDLVIYDTRRPYDLVFDGAYRMFVVQIAVEHLGLSAEQARDVVAQRIPGSAGLGALTSSLLGSLDDQLQKGEMAPDPRAASAVLQLVQATLLSRFRPAADVPTRDVVYLEAVKHIDDRLGDPGLGVEAVARALHVSMRYLQGVFAQEGTTPSEWIRRRRLERCRLELGDPAHAHRSVSAVAARWGYPEASSFSRAFKNAYGVSPGAFRRQIVGG; the protein is encoded by the coding sequence ATGACGACGACGACGGGGCAGGTGTCCTTCGATCCTGACCCGTTGGCGCCCGGGGAGCGCTTCGAGGCGTGGCACCACGCAGTGAGCACCGCCTTCGTTCCCTTGGACGCCAGCACCGAGCAGCCCTCCCAGTTCCACGGTTCGCTCACCGGGTTGGCTCTGGGGTCCTTGAGTGTCGCTGGAGTGGGTGGCGACGCGGTCACCGTGCGTCGAAGTCGCCAGGCCATCGCGGCGGGGGACCCGGGAGTCTTCAAGTTCGCCCTGCAGGTGCAGGGGAGCTCACTGACCCGACAGGATGGGCGAGAGGCCATCCTCTCCCCGGGAGACCTGGTCATCTATGACACTCGTCGACCCTACGACCTCGTCTTCGACGGGGCTTATCGGATGTTCGTGGTGCAGATCGCGGTGGAACATCTGGGTCTCTCCGCCGAACAGGCGCGCGACGTCGTGGCCCAGCGGATCCCTGGAAGTGCCGGACTGGGAGCCTTGACGTCCTCGCTGCTGGGGAGCCTCGATGACCAGCTGCAGAAGGGTGAGATGGCTCCCGACCCACGCGCGGCCTCAGCGGTGCTCCAACTCGTCCAGGCGACATTGCTCTCGCGCTTCAGGCCCGCCGCGGATGTTCCCACCAGGGACGTGGTCTACCTGGAGGCGGTCAAACATATCGACGACCGTCTGGGTGATCCAGGCCTAGGGGTCGAGGCGGTGGCACGAGCCCTGCACGTCTCGATGCGCTATCTGCAGGGGGTCTTCGCACAAGAAGGAACGACCCCCAGCGAATGGATCCGTCGTCGCCGGTTGGAGCGCTGCCGGCTGGAGCTCGGGGACCCTGCCCACGCCCATAGATCTGTGAGCGCGGTGGCCGCCCGCTGGGGCTATCCGGAAGCCTCGAGCTTCAGCCGCGCGTTCAAGAATGCGTACGGAGTCTCACCGGGGGCGTTTCGCCGGCAGATCGTCGGCGGCTGA